In Rhizobium sp. EC-SD404, the genomic window CGGAGATGACGCAGCGTCCTGGCAGCCTCTGGGTCCGGGCAGGCGGCGTGATGTCGCGTGCGTAGCAGGCGAAATGATTGCCGCACCTGTGCTCCATCTCTCTTCGACCGTCCCGATCCGGCCCCTAAAACGTCTTGGGAAATCATTTCCCAAGTGCGAGTGCTGGACCGGACGTCGATATTGGAGAAGGGGTCGCTGGCCGACTTTCTCAGTGCCTCATCCAACCGGACCCATCCGAAGATGGCCCCAAGGCTACCGGCATGCGGGCCTCTGCTGGCTCGGTGCCGACTAGCCTGACGGAGCGATGAGCCTTACTGATTTTCCGATGACATTGAAATCTGACGCGCATCCAGGCCAGTTCTCAGAGGCTGATGAAGAACTTCTCGAACTGATCCAAAGGCAAACCTTCCGCTTCTTTTGGGAAGGAGCGCATCAGCCAAGCGGCCTAGCACGAGACCGCCAGAAAACGACCGGTGACCCTGACAACGATCTTGTCGCCATCGGCGGTTCCGGTTTCGGCATCATGTCCATGATCGTTGCGGTCGAACGCAATTGGATTTCGCGCGAAGCCGCTACCGCCCGGCTTGACACGATGCTGTTCTGTCTGGAGCGGACACCACGCTATCGCGGCATGTTTCCGCATTTCATTAACGGGCGGACAGGCGAGACCATACCCTTCGGTCGAAAGGATGATGGCGGCGACGTCGTCGAGAGCACGCTTCTGTTCCAGGGGCTTCTCTGCGCTCGGCAATACTTCGATCGTGAAACCGATGCCGAAAGATCCCTGCGTGACCGCATCAACCGGCTTTGGCTGGAAGCTGAGTGGAACTGGTACAACCGGGGCCGCGGCAAGCATCTCTATTGGCACTGGAGCCCCAAATACGGCTGGGCGATGAACCGGAAGATCACTGGTTGGAACGAAGGATTGCTGGCCTTCGTACTTGCTGCCGGCTCTCCCGATCATTCGGTCGACGCCGAGGCTTATCATGAAGGCTTCGCGTCCGGCGCCGATTTCCAGAACGGACGAAGATACCACGGCATCGAATTACCCCTGGGCGTGGACCACGGCGGTCCGCTCTTCATCGCGCAGTATTCCTTCTGTGGGCTCGACCCCCGCGGGCTCATGGATCGCTATGCCGATTACTGGCAACAGAATGTTCGCCATACGCTGATCAACCACGCTCACTGCGTCGCAAATCCGCACGGTCACGACGGGTATGGGCCGGACTGTTGGGGGCTGACGTCCAGCCACGGACCTAAGGGCTACGTGGCGCACGCGCCTGGCAAGGATTTTGGCGTGATCACACCGAGTGCCGCGCTGTCCAGCTTTCCTTATGCACCATACGCGGCGATGCGCGCATTGCGCGGTTTCATGACAAAGCCGAAGAACCGGATTTGGGGCCGATTCGGCTTCATTGATGCCTTTTGCGAAAACCTAGATTGGTATGCGCGGACTTATTTGGCAATCAACCAGGGACCAATCGTCATCATGATTGAAAACTTCAGGAGCGGTCTGCTCTGGAACCTCTTCATGAAGGCACCTGAAGTGCAAGCTGGCTTGCTGAAGTTGGGTTTCTCCAGCCCCCATCTGGTCGAAGGGCAATTTTGCACTGGTGCGCGGGTGTGATGCGGAACGGTGTCAACGCTCTTGAATGAACCGACGGTGGCGCCCTGCATTTTTGTTTTGTGCGAGGTCGGGCCGACGGCGGGCATCTAGTCGTGGTCGCTCAATTTGCGCGCAAGCCGCCGGATTCTCATTGCTCTGTTAAGTTCACCTCCGAAGATCAGGACCAGGGCGGCGAGATACATGAAGTAAAGTGCCGCCACGATTCCTGCCAGACCAGCGTAGTAGCTCCCATAAGTCGCAAAGCTAGACAAATAGAATGAGAACGCAGCGGTGAGGATTATCCAGCTGGTGACGGTGAACGCGACCCCCGGCCAAATGTTTGAAAACCGAGTTCGGCGAGCCGGCAATATCAGGTGTGCGACGAACAGTGCCGCAGTGAGGATGACCGCGGAAGCGGGATACCGGATGAGATTGACGGTGACAGAATTTGGATCAAAGCTCGGCATGAGTGCGTGCAGCATAGAGCCCGCTCGTGGTGCCAGAACGAGCAGATAGCCGACAAGCACGAGAACCATGCTCGCCAAAATTACCATTGCGACCTGCACAGAGTAGAGCACTGCGGTGGAGCGTGTTTCTCTGATCCCGTACGCCCGATTAAGTCCGACACGAACCCCGTCAACGCCGCCGACAGCGAACCAGATGGTGAGCAGAATGCCGAGGCTGAGTATTCCTCCGCGTGGGGTCGTCATCACCTCGTCAACCTCTTGAACGATGGGCCCGACCAGCGCGGGCGGCACGATGGCGACGAGAAAGTCGATGAGCGCTTCTGCCATCACGCGGTCACCGATGAATGCGGTTAGCGAACTGGTGAAGATCAAGAAGGGAAAAATTGCAAGCACCGCGCGAAAAGCGACGTTTCCGGCCAGCCCGAATGCATCGTCGCTCCAAAGCCTCAAGGTCGCTTCACGCAAAACTGCCAACGGCACACGCCAGCCGGTGCCGTTGATCAAGTGTTCGGGGTTCTTGCTCGCAACCCCGTAGGTAAGGATTGCATCGCGTCCCGCCAAATGGTCCTGCTTTTTCTTCACTCGCTTACCAGTCCGCTAAATCACCACCAAAGGATCAAATGCGCAGCAATGCGGTTGGCTCCTTCGGGGCACCGATAACCAGAGTATTCAATACGGCGTCTTGCCCAAGCAAACGCATACTCGATGACGATTGCCTGTCGCGATAGATAGTCCAGTTCGGTGTGAAGCTTCAGATGCTGAAACCATCGGCCGAACGCGAGGCCGGCATCCTTTGCCGTCAATCGTGCCGCGGTTTGCTCCGTCGACACGGCACCTGTCGTCAACTCCGCCAAGGTTTCTTTGCAGCTGGTCGTAGGATAGCTTTGGTCCGCTGATCAGGGCCGTATGACGAGAACTCCAGGGTTGGCCATCCGCCGCGGCGAACGATAGCCGGGCCGCCTCAGCCGCGCCGCATGATCCTGAACGATTCGACGAAACTGTCGAAGGCGGCCCGCACCCGCGGCACCCGCGCGAGATTTTCGTGCGCGACGATCCAGGTTTGCAGGATGTCGACCTCGAAGTCGGGCAGCAGCCGCACAAGTCGTGCGTCGCTTTCGTCCACCGGCACCCGCGCCACGGCGATGCCCAGGCCGGCGCGTGCGGCAGCAAGCTGCGCGGGGTGCCTGTCTGTGCGAAGGACTAGCTGTTCGCGCCTCAGCCCCATCTTTTCCGCCAACGCCAGGTCGCTGGGGTTGCGATCAGGCCCTAGAAACCCGTGACGCGCCAGATCGTCGACACCTGACGGCAGGCCACATCGCTCCACATATGCCGGCGATGCAAACAGCGCGAGCGGGATCGCTGCGACTTTCCGGGCAACAGCGCGCCCTGCTTCGGCGCCACGGTACGCACTGCCAGATCAACCTCTTGGTCCAGAAGGTCGGCCGGCAGGTTGCTGAGCGACAGTTCGACCCGGATGGCGGGGTGCTTTCCCAGCAGCCGCGCAAGCATGGCGGGCACCACCTCGATGGCCATGAACTCCGGCACGCTGATGCGGACCCACCCCGCGATCGCAGCCCCGCTGGCGGAGGCTTGCCGCTTTCAGGACGGCTGCAACGCCAGAAATAATCGAGCGTCAACAATTTCGAGACCGTGCCTGATAACAAAGGCCAGAGGCTGGAAAAATCTCGCTATGTCCTAAAGGCGATCAATAGCAGCAATTTCGTTCGAGTCGCCAAAAGCTGACTGTCAGAAGCCAAGTTTGACAGCGTCGGCTAATCGCAGCAGTGTAAGTCTTTATCGATGAAACTCGAATTAAATCATGTCCAACGCATTGCGCATTGCCAGGGGCCGGTTTGGGCGTGTGGCACTTCTTGATATGGACAGGCCCCTCGTGCGCCATGCCCATCCGCACTGCCATGTGCTGTTGAAGGTCGAGGGAGCCGATACGCAGTTTTCCGTGCGGGATCGCACCGTCCCGTTGACCGATGAGACTGCCGTGCTGATCAACGCCTGGGAGCCGCACGCCTACGACCATGATCTGGCGCAGCCGAAGACGGTGATCCTGGCGCTTTATATCGAGCCCCAATGGTTGCAACATTTCCGCAAGAACTGGGGCGCGAGCGACGCACCGGACTTTTTCGAGGCAGCAGCCGGCTCGATTACCCCCGATATCAGGCGGCTCGCCCGCGAACTGGCAGAGGCGATGGTGCATGCGCCTGACGCTGCCGCACTGCACGAAGATTTGCTCGGCCGGCTGATGATCACCGTGATCGAGCGGTTCACGGCTTGGCGCAGCGTGCCCCAGTCGATCAGCGCACTGGCTGCCCGAGAACCCTCCGATTTCCGCATCCGCAAGGCCGTGGTCCTGATGACGGCAAACCCCGGCGTGATCACTGACATGGACACGTTGGCGACCGATGTCGGCATGTCACGGGCCCACTTCTTCCGGCAGTTCGAAAGCGTCATGCGCGTCAGCCCGCGGGTCTATCTCAACGTCCAGCGATTGGAGCGCGCGGTCAGCGCAGTTTCCGACGGCGAAGAGACCTTCGCCGCCATCGGCGAGCGGCTGGGCTTTTCGGTTCCAGCGCATTTCTCGCGCTTCTTCCACGATCACGCCGGGTCGTCCCCAAGCGTGTTTCGCTCCGTCACACGTCTCGCCGGGTCGCAATTTGAGACTTCTCGGTAAGTCATGAGACGTCCCGGTATCGCCGGCTAGGCTCAACGGCTGTTTCCTCAACGGCATGGTGCTGCTTCCAACGCATGCACCAGGGAGGAGACGCCATGAACGAGCAAACGAGGCCGCAAAGCCTCGTCGGACAGTCCGTCGAACGTGTCGAGGATGCGAGCCTTCTCAAAGGCCGCGGGCGCTTTATCGACGATCTGCCGACGCGCCGCGACACGGCATACGCCGCTTTCCTGCGCTCGCCGCACGCCCATGCCGAAATCCGCGCCATCGACATCGACAAGGCCAGGGCCCATTCAGGCGTCTACGCGGTTCTGACCGGTGAGGACGTCGCGAGCCTGACCAACAGCCTCGTCGTCGGCGTGAAGGCCGATGTGGAATGTTGGCCGATGGCGCGCGACCGCGTCCGTTATGTCGGCGAGCCCGTCGTGCTCGTGGTCGCGGAAAGCCGCTATATCGCCGAGGACGCGCTGGATCTCGTGGAGGTCACCTACGAAACGCTATCGCCGGTGATCGATCCGCGCGCGGCGCTTGCCGACGAAGCGCCCGTACTCCATCCGTCTCTCGGCACGAACCTGATCAATGAGCGTTCGTTTCGCTACGGCGATCCCGAGGCAGCCTTCGAGGCCGCCGCACATCGCATTTCGATCACCACGGCCTATCCGCGCAATTCCTGCACGCCCATCGAAACCTATGGCGTGATCGCCGAATACGACCCCGGCGAAGATGCCTATGACGTCATGGCGAACTTCCAGGGACCGTTTTCAATCCATGCGGTTCTCTCGCGTGCGCTGAAAGTGCCCGGCAACCGCATGCGTCTGCGCACCCCGCCGGATTCCGGCGGCTCTTTCGGCGTCAAGCAGGGCGTCTTTCCCTATGTGGTGCTCGTTGCCATCGCCGCACGCGTCGCCGATCGGCCCGTCAAATGGATCGAGGATCGCCTGGAGCACCTGACCGCGTCTGTCTCAGCGACCAACCGGGTGACGACACTTGAAGCGGCGGTGGAGCCGGACGGCCGGATCACGGCGCTCTCCTGGGATCAGATCGAGGATTGCGGCGCGCATCTGCGGGCGCCGGAGCCGGCGACGCTCTACCGCATGCATGGCAACATGACCGGCGCCTACGCAATCGACAATGTCGCCATCCGCAACCGGGTCGTTCTGACAAACAAGACACCGACCGGCCTCAACAGGGGCTTCGGCGGCCCTCAGATCTATTTTCCGCTGGAGCGGCTCCTCCACAAGATCGCCGACGAACTGGGGCTCGACCGGCTTGATGTGATCCGCAAGAACCTCGTGCCTGGCGACGCCTTTCCCTATCGCACCGCGACCGGCGCGCTCCTGGACTCCGGCGATTACGCAGCTGCCCTCGACCGTGCCGTCAACGAAGGCGGTCTCGATGAACTGATCGCGAAGCGTAAGGCAGCCCGCGCCGAAGGCCGGCTGTACGGCATCGGCTTCACCGCGGCGGTGGAGCCGAGCGTCTCGAACATGGGCTACATCACCACCGTGCTGACGCCGGAAGCGCGCGCCAAGGCCGGACCGAAGAACGGGGCGCAGGCCGTGGCGACGGTCGGCATCGATCCGCTCGGCTCGGTCACCGTCAAGGTCGCCTCGGTGCCGCAAGGGCAGGGCCACCGCACGGTGCTCGCCCAAGTGGTCGCCGACCGGCTAGGCCTCCCGCTCGGCGCCGTCAGGGTTAACACTGAACTCGATACCAATCGCGACGCCTGGTCGATCGCCTCGGGCAATTATGCCAGCCGTTTCGCACCAGCCGTTGCCGGAACCGCAAGGCTCGCGGCTGACCGGCTGCGCGGTAGATTGGCCACCATCGCGGCCGCACAGCTGAACGTTGCCGCCGAGCAGGTCGAATTCGCCAACGGCAAGGTATTCGACCGTGGCAATCCCGACAACTCAGTCTCTTTCGCGCGTGTCGCGGCAGCGAGCCACTGGGCGCCGGGCACCGTGCCGGCAGGCACCGGCCAGACCATCCGGGAAACCGTCTTCTGGACGCCCGATGAGCTGGCGGCCCCAACAGCCGAAGACGGTATCAATTCGTCGCTCTGCCACGGCTTCATCTTCGATTTCTGTGGCGTGGAAATCGACCGCGATACGGGCGTGGCGCGCATCGACAAATACGTGACCATGCACGATTGCGGCACTATCCTGCATCCGGGCATGGTGGACGGCCAGGTCCGTGGGGGCTTTGCCCAGGCAGTGGGCGCCGCGCTCTACGAAGAATATGCCTACGGCGCCGACGGGTCTTTCCTGACTGGAACACTCGCTGACTATCTGATCCCGACCGTGATGGAGACACCGGAGCCGGTGATCCTTCACTTCGAGAGCCCTTCGCCCTTCACGCCGCTTGGCGCAAAAGGGGTCGGCGAGGGCAACTGCATGTCGACGCCGGCATGCATCGCCAACGCCATCGCCGATGCGACAGGCGTCGAGGACCTGACGCTGCCGCTGTCGCCGAGCAAGATCTCGGCGCTCATCCATGCCGACGAGAAGCCATCCGCACGGCCCAGACGCGAGGTCAAGCCGCTGAAGGCGCGCGAGGGCGAACGCGCACTGTCCGGCGAAGGGTCGGCCGAGGTTTCCGCCACCCGCGAAGAGATCTGGGCGATGCTGCTCGATCCAAAGACGCTGGAAGCGATCATTCCCGGCGCCCACAAGGTCGAGAAGATTTCCGACACACATTTCCGCGCCGACGTCACCTTGGGGGTTGGCCCCGTCAAGGGACGCTACCGCGCCGACATCGAACTGTCCGACATGGTCGAGCCGGAAGCGGTGACGCTTTCCGGCGGCACGGAAGGCGCGCTCGGGTCCGGACGAGGGCAGGGCCGCATCACGCTGATCGCAACGGAAAACGGCACCCGTGTTTCCTACAGCTACGAAGCCGGCATTGGCGGCAAGGTCGCTTCCATTGGCGGACGCCTGCTCGACGGTGCGGCGCGGGTGGTCATCGGCCAGTTCTTCCAGTCGCTCGCCCGCTACGCGGGCCGCGACAAGGCCGCCGATACACCGTCGATCGGCCTTTGGGCGCGGCTCCGATCTCTTCTGGGGAGGCGCGCATGAAACCCGCAGCTTTCGATTACCTGCAGGCCGCAACGCTCGATGAGGCTCTGGATGCGCTGCAAGAGGCAGGCGGCGACGCGCGCGTCATCGCAGGTGGCCAGTCGCTGGTGCCCATGCTGAACATGCGCCTCGCCCGTCCTGCAGTCCTCGTCGACATCATGCGCATCGAGGTGCTGCAGAAGATAGAGCGAAGCGGCGGCGATATTCTGATCGGCGCCGGCGTGCGCCAGGCAAAGCTCGAAGCGTGGCCGGATCTTGCCGACCGGTTG contains:
- a CDS encoding AraC family transcriptional regulator, with the translated sequence MSNALRIARGRFGRVALLDMDRPLVRHAHPHCHVLLKVEGADTQFSVRDRTVPLTDETAVLINAWEPHAYDHDLAQPKTVILALYIEPQWLQHFRKNWGASDAPDFFEAAAGSITPDIRRLARELAEAMVHAPDAAALHEDLLGRLMITVIERFTAWRSVPQSISALAAREPSDFRIRKAVVLMTANPGVITDMDTLATDVGMSRAHFFRQFESVMRVSPRVYLNVQRLERAVSAVSDGEETFAAIGERLGFSVPAHFSRFFHDHAGSSPSVFRSVTRLAGSQFETSR
- a CDS encoding YihY/virulence factor BrkB family protein, with product MKKKQDHLAGRDAILTYGVASKNPEHLINGTGWRVPLAVLREATLRLWSDDAFGLAGNVAFRAVLAIFPFLIFTSSLTAFIGDRVMAEALIDFLVAIVPPALVGPIVQEVDEVMTTPRGGILSLGILLTIWFAVGGVDGVRVGLNRAYGIRETRSTAVLYSVQVAMVILASMVLVLVGYLLVLAPRAGSMLHALMPSFDPNSVTVNLIRYPASAVILTAALFVAHLILPARRTRFSNIWPGVAFTVTSWIILTAAFSFYLSSFATYGSYYAGLAGIVAALYFMYLAALVLIFGGELNRAMRIRRLARKLSDHD
- a CDS encoding molybdopterin cofactor-binding domain-containing protein, yielding MNEQTRPQSLVGQSVERVEDASLLKGRGRFIDDLPTRRDTAYAAFLRSPHAHAEIRAIDIDKARAHSGVYAVLTGEDVASLTNSLVVGVKADVECWPMARDRVRYVGEPVVLVVAESRYIAEDALDLVEVTYETLSPVIDPRAALADEAPVLHPSLGTNLINERSFRYGDPEAAFEAAAHRISITTAYPRNSCTPIETYGVIAEYDPGEDAYDVMANFQGPFSIHAVLSRALKVPGNRMRLRTPPDSGGSFGVKQGVFPYVVLVAIAARVADRPVKWIEDRLEHLTASVSATNRVTTLEAAVEPDGRITALSWDQIEDCGAHLRAPEPATLYRMHGNMTGAYAIDNVAIRNRVVLTNKTPTGLNRGFGGPQIYFPLERLLHKIADELGLDRLDVIRKNLVPGDAFPYRTATGALLDSGDYAAALDRAVNEGGLDELIAKRKAARAEGRLYGIGFTAAVEPSVSNMGYITTVLTPEARAKAGPKNGAQAVATVGIDPLGSVTVKVASVPQGQGHRTVLAQVVADRLGLPLGAVRVNTELDTNRDAWSIASGNYASRFAPAVAGTARLAADRLRGRLATIAAAQLNVAAEQVEFANGKVFDRGNPDNSVSFARVAAASHWAPGTVPAGTGQTIRETVFWTPDELAAPTAEDGINSSLCHGFIFDFCGVEIDRDTGVARIDKYVTMHDCGTILHPGMVDGQVRGGFAQAVGAALYEEYAYGADGSFLTGTLADYLIPTVMETPEPVILHFESPSPFTPLGAKGVGEGNCMSTPACIANAIADATGVEDLTLPLSPSKISALIHADEKPSARPRREVKPLKAREGERALSGEGSAEVSATREEIWAMLLDPKTLEAIIPGAHKVEKISDTHFRADVTLGVGPVKGRYRADIELSDMVEPEAVTLSGGTEGALGSGRGQGRITLIATENGTRVSYSYEAGIGGKVASIGGRLLDGAARVVIGQFFQSLARYAGRDKAADTPSIGLWARLRSLLGRRA
- a CDS encoding LysR substrate-binding domain-containing protein translates to MERCGLPSGVDDLARHGFLGPDRNPSDLALAEKMGLRREQLVLRTDRHPAQLAAARAGLGIAVARVPVDESDARLVRLLPDFEVDILQTWIVAHENLARVPRVRAAFDSFVESFRIMRRG
- a CDS encoding glucoamylase family protein is translated as MSLTDFPMTLKSDAHPGQFSEADEELLELIQRQTFRFFWEGAHQPSGLARDRQKTTGDPDNDLVAIGGSGFGIMSMIVAVERNWISREAATARLDTMLFCLERTPRYRGMFPHFINGRTGETIPFGRKDDGGDVVESTLLFQGLLCARQYFDRETDAERSLRDRINRLWLEAEWNWYNRGRGKHLYWHWSPKYGWAMNRKITGWNEGLLAFVLAAGSPDHSVDAEAYHEGFASGADFQNGRRYHGIELPLGVDHGGPLFIAQYSFCGLDPRGLMDRYADYWQQNVRHTLINHAHCVANPHGHDGYGPDCWGLTSSHGPKGYVAHAPGKDFGVITPSAALSSFPYAPYAAMRALRGFMTKPKNRIWGRFGFIDAFCENLDWYARTYLAINQGPIVIMIENFRSGLLWNLFMKAPEVQAGLLKLGFSSPHLVEGQFCTGARV